In one Oikeobacillus pervagus genomic region, the following are encoded:
- a CDS encoding YxiF family protein encodes MSSSQGDDYKENIQKSIQLLNEIIDNTKVNAKKGRLLFFRENEIEAVLINVHEVFRHIIKVLELTKFSVGYRESRLLF; translated from the coding sequence ATTAGCAGTTCACAAGGGGACGACTATAAAGAAAATATTCAAAAATCAATACAATTGTTAAATGAGATAATTGATAATACCAAAGTAAATGCTAAAAAAGGAAGACTATTGTTTTTTAGAGAAAATGAAATAGAAGCAGTGTTGATTAATGTTCATGAAGTATTTAGGCACATAATTAAAGTTCTTGAGTTAACAAAGTTTTCAGTAGGATATAGAGAAAGTCGGTTACTTTTTTAA
- a CDS encoding enoyl-CoA hydratase/isomerase family protein, whose amino-acid sequence MGIATVILNNLPLNLLNQKVVQQLSNLADELHTDDSIHAVILTGAGEKAFMAGADIKEFPEWIGKGEAFAEQKGLELQDAFHKFYRLPKPTIAALNGLALGGGCELALACDLRIMEQHAIIGLPEIKLGLFPGAGGTQRLPRLIGETKAKQMMFLGDSLTANEALHVGLVNEVVPKGNSLNRANAIAQRLTSYSLPALSYMKKSIQQGLQVSLETGLSIEAQHFGKVFQTEEIKTGVQHFIEKHS is encoded by the coding sequence ATGGGAATTGCCACGGTCATCCTCAACAACTTGCCGTTAAATCTATTGAATCAAAAGGTCGTTCAACAACTTTCAAATCTAGCAGATGAATTGCATACAGATGATTCTATTCATGCTGTGATATTGACAGGTGCTGGTGAAAAAGCCTTCATGGCTGGCGCTGATATAAAAGAATTTCCAGAATGGATTGGAAAAGGAGAAGCTTTTGCCGAACAGAAAGGGTTAGAACTGCAAGATGCGTTTCATAAATTTTATCGTTTACCAAAGCCAACGATCGCAGCTCTAAATGGGTTAGCCCTTGGAGGTGGTTGTGAACTTGCTTTGGCTTGTGATCTTCGAATTATGGAGCAACATGCAATCATCGGTCTTCCAGAAATTAAGCTAGGATTATTCCCAGGCGCTGGAGGAACACAAAGACTTCCTCGTTTGATCGGGGAAACAAAAGCAAAACAAATGATGTTCCTTGGAGACTCGCTAACAGCAAACGAAGCCTTGCATGTTGGTCTCGTAAATGAAGTCGTTCCTAAGGGAAATTCTCTTAATCGCGCGAATGCAATAGCCCAACGTTTAACATCCTATTCCCTTCCCGCCCTATCTTATATGAAGAAATCCATTCAACAAGGATTACAAGTCTCTCTAGAAACAGGCTTATCCATAGAAGCCCAACATTTTGGGAAAGTATTTCAAACAGAGGAAATCAAGACAGGAGTTCAACATTTTATTGAAAAACATTCATAG